The genomic stretch AGGGCCTCCGCGCGGCCGTCGGTGCACCGCGGCTGACGCTGATGAACTCGGCTGGCGCTGATCAAGAATGCGATTCAGCAGCCACTACGGTCCGCACATGCGCACTTCGTCAGCGTCGACTCACCAGGGCAGCGCCAGCCCACCAGGACAGGGTCAGCGCTCCGAACCGGCGTCGACGGGCCGTTCGACCGGACCACCCCGCCGGAACCGGCCGTAGCGCATCCACAGCACCAGGGTGAGGGTGACCAGCCCGAAGCCGAAGCCGATGTCCTCGACGGGCGCGAAGAAGACGCGGAGGCCGAGGATGCCGCTGGGGGCGTACTGGACGATGCCGAGCCCGGTGAGGATGCCGTTCACGATGAACTGGAAGAACAGCACGATCCCGTAGGACGCCCAGAACAGGCGCGTGGTGAGCAGCCGGGTCCGCACGATCCACAGGTCGACGACGACAGCGACGACCACGGCGGTGATCGACGCCCACGTGTAGATCAGGGTCGGGGTCACCGGCTGGCCTCCACGTCCTGGCTCGGCGCGACGGTCGACGGTGGGCGTGACCAGATCGGCGGCCGCCCGGCGGCGTCGGCGGCCCGGCCCCAGTCGGGGCGGACGTGCCGGACGCCCTCGATGGTGAGCAGCCCGCACACGGGGATGACGAGGAAGAACAGCCACTCCTCGAGCGGCATCCCGGCGAGCCACAGGCCGACGAGGTGGTTCTCGTCGAACCACCACCAGCCACCGGCCGTGGCGAAGTAGTCCCAGGTCAGGAACATCGCAGAGATGGGGAGGACGGCGAGTAGGGCCCCGGTCCAGCGGCGGTAGACCCGGGCCCGCAGGGCGAATTCCAGCGGCAGGGTGCCGATGACGCAGGCCGCCAGCACGGCGAGGTAGGTCCAGCCCGTCACGTCGCCGATCACTCCTGTCCGTCTCGGTACCGTCCGTCAGGGTTTTCGAGCGGGGGTCACCCGCCGGAGCCCCACCCGACCGATCGTACGGAAGGGGCCGCGGACGGCCCGTCGATCACCCAGGGCTGCCGGGTGAGCGGCTCACCGGATGTCGGAGGGGGTGTGAGCGCATCCGATTCGGGAACACGGGAAGTACGCCGGGTGACCGCGTAATCCGACATGATGGACACGACATCGGGGTCGACCACTCGTCAGACACCGACCCTCGGGCCCTTCGACGGCCGGCGCGGGTCCCGGACGAAAGGCACTGCGTTGTGGCTCCTGCGTCGACTTCCCCCCGCCCCGACGGACTGACCGCTGCCGTCGAGCAGTCGTTGCGGGCGGCTGTCGACCGGCTCGGCGAACCGGGCCGGTCGGGGGCCCGCCGGGTGATCGATGCCGGCGGCAAGCGCCTGCGGCCGGATCTGGTCCTGCGGTGCGCGGTGCTCACCACGGACGGACCGGCCGGGGATCCGAGCCACGACGACGTCACGGTGCAGGCCGCCGCCGCGGTCGAGCTCCTGCACAGCGCGACCCTGCTGCACGACGACCTGCTCGACGACGCCCCGACCCGTCGGGGGGTGGGGACCGTGCACGAGGTCGAGGGCCCGGCGACCGCGATCCTGGCCGGTGACGCGCTCATCGCCCAGAGCTGGCGGCTGGTGGCGGCGGCCGGGGCTGCGTGCGGGGACCTGGCCGACGCGCTGGCCGACATGTGTTCCGGTGAGCAGCGGCAGTCCCTGCTGTCCTTCGACGCCGATGCCGGGCCGTTGGACGTGTTGCGGGTCGCCCAGCTCAAGACGGGTGCCCTGCTGCGCGCGGCGGCCCGGATCGGGGGTCGCCGGGCCGGGCTGTCGGAGGCGCAGGTGCAGGCCCTCGGCGCGTTCGGATCCGACCTCGGCGTGGCCCTGCAACTCACCGACGACCTGCTGGACGTCGCGGCATCGGCGGAGGCGGTGGGCAAGCCGTGTGGGGCCGACTTCGTCGGCGGCACCGTCACGATGCCGGCGGTGTACGCGATGGCCGCGGGAACGTCCGACGCGGCCGAACTGCGGGATCTGCTCCGGCCCGGTCTGACCGTCCCCGAGGCCGACCGGGCGTTGGCTCTGCTGCGGGCCGGCGACGGGGTCGCCCGGACGGCCGGCCTGGCCCGTTCGTTCGCGCGGCGGGCCGGGCGGGCGATGGTCCAGGTGACGACGCTGCCCGGACCGGCCGTCGACGGCGGTCTGGTGCGCGCCCTGGCGTCCGCTCCGCTGGAGTACGTCCAGTCCCAACTGCAGGCCCCGATCGGCGACCGGGCCGAATCGGGCGCCAACGCCGACGACAACGCGCTGCTGATGGCCCTGGTCGACGACGGACGCAGCGACCCGACCCCGACCGCCGGGGCGACGGGCGACGGGGCGGCCACCGGATGACGTCGGGAAGTGAACGGGCGGCTCGCCTGGGCGCGGTCGTCCGTTCCCGGGTGTCCGCGGGCGTCCGGAGCGGGGCCGAGGACGTGTTGCGTGGCGGGCTCGACCAGTTGGTGCGTCGCAACCTGCGGGGGGTGTGGACGTCGGGGGTGGTCCCGTCGGGGCCGGCGGTGTGGGCGGCGAACCATCACAGCTGGTGGGACTTCTTCGCGGCAGCGGCGGCGCTGCGGGCGCGCGGCCGGGACGACGTCGGCGTGCTGATGGACGCGACGAACGTCGGACGGCGGGCCCTGTACGACCGGGTCGGGGTGGTGCCCACCGATCGGCTGCGCACGGCCGTCGACATGCTGCGCTCGGGCATGGTGCTAGTGGTCTTTCCCGAGGGGCGGCTGTGGCCGAGCGGACCGCTGCGCGAGACCGCGCCCGGCGCACGGTGGTTGGCCGATCGGTCGGGCGCCGCGCTGCACGCGGTGGCCACTCGGGTGGTGCTACGGGCCCAGCAGGCGCCCGAGGCTTACCTCGACATCTCGCCGGGGGTCCCGTCGGGGGCGGCGGAGCCCGACGAGCTGACCGGGGAGCTGACCCGGCGGTTGGCGGACCTGGATGCGGCACTGGCCACGGCCGATCCGGAGCGTCCGCTGCCGGGCTTCGACGAGGTGGTCGGCGGAGTGCGCAGCTGGAACGAACGTTTCGCGCGGCGGGCCGAGCGGTGACCGCGCAGCCCGCCGGGGAGCCGACCCCGCCGACCTGCCCGGTGTCCGGGGTGGTGCGGGACGCACCGTCCGCCGCGGCTCCCGCAGGGTCCGGTCCGCTGGCCCGGCCGCAGGGACTTCCGCTCGTCGGGCACCTGCCCCGCTGGACGTCGGACCCGTTGGCGCTGCTGCAGGAGGGCGCGGCCCGGGGGCGCACCGGTGGGCGACGGGCCTTCGAGATCAGGTTGTGGCGCCCGGTCACCGTCGGCTGGTCACCGGCGTGGAACCGGGCGGTGCTGGGCGATCTGGCGACGTTCCGCAGCCGGGGCAGTCTCAGTCAGATCTCGCCGTACCTGTCGGCCGGTGT from Nakamurella flava encodes the following:
- a CDS encoding 1-acyl-sn-glycerol-3-phosphate acyltransferase; this translates as MTSGSERAARLGAVVRSRVSAGVRSGAEDVLRGGLDQLVRRNLRGVWTSGVVPSGPAVWAANHHSWWDFFAAAAALRARGRDDVGVLMDATNVGRRALYDRVGVVPTDRLRTAVDMLRSGMVLVVFPEGRLWPSGPLRETAPGARWLADRSGAALHAVATRVVLRAQQAPEAYLDISPGVPSGAAEPDELTGELTRRLADLDAALATADPERPLPGFDEVVGGVRSWNERFARRAER
- a CDS encoding lycopene cyclase domain-containing protein, producing MTGWTYLAVLAACVIGTLPLEFALRARVYRRWTGALLAVLPISAMFLTWDYFATAGGWWWFDENHLVGLWLAGMPLEEWLFFLVIPVCGLLTIEGVRHVRPDWGRAADAAGRPPIWSRPPSTVAPSQDVEASR
- a CDS encoding polyprenyl synthetase family protein, yielding MAPASTSPRPDGLTAAVEQSLRAAVDRLGEPGRSGARRVIDAGGKRLRPDLVLRCAVLTTDGPAGDPSHDDVTVQAAAAVELLHSATLLHDDLLDDAPTRRGVGTVHEVEGPATAILAGDALIAQSWRLVAAAGAACGDLADALADMCSGEQRQSLLSFDADAGPLDVLRVAQLKTGALLRAAARIGGRRAGLSEAQVQALGAFGSDLGVALQLTDDLLDVAASAEAVGKPCGADFVGGTVTMPAVYAMAAGTSDAAELRDLLRPGLTVPEADRALALLRAGDGVARTAGLARSFARRAGRAMVQVTTLPGPAVDGGLVRALASAPLEYVQSQLQAPIGDRAESGANADDNALLMALVDDGRSDPTPTAGATGDGAATG
- a CDS encoding lycopene cyclase domain-containing protein, giving the protein MTPTLIYTWASITAVVVAVVVDLWIVRTRLLTTRLFWASYGIVLFFQFIVNGILTGLGIVQYAPSGILGLRVFFAPVEDIGFGFGLVTLTLVLWMRYGRFRRGGPVERPVDAGSER